The following are from one region of the Sorghum bicolor cultivar BTx623 chromosome 2, Sorghum_bicolor_NCBIv3, whole genome shotgun sequence genome:
- the LOC8079938 gene encoding glutathione S-transferase 3, with protein sequence MATSEDADHQVTVVDFWANGFGMRARIALRELGVAFRYVEEDLRVRERSELVRRMNPVHRSVPILIHGGRPVCGSVNILQYVDEVWGPTLFPRDPLQRAHARFWADFVDQKVFSTQTRFLKSKGDEKEAAKGELLEQLKRLEEVLGDKTFFAGDEFGFLDAVLIPFSSMFHGYEQHGGFDLDVECPSLMSWVRRCKERKSVKGVLPDEDKMYELHKKWYGIE encoded by the exons ATGGCTACCTCCGAAGACGCCGATCATCAGGTGACGGTCGTCGACTTCTGGGCGAACGGCTTCGGGATGCGTGCCCGGATCGCGCTGCGGGAGCTCGGTGTCGCCTTCCGCTACGTCGAGGAGGACCTCCGCGTCCGCGAGCGGAGCGAGCTGGTTCGCCGCATGAACCCCGTCCACCGCTCCGTCCCCATCCTCATCCACGGCGGACGTCCGGTCTGCGGCTCCGTCAACATTCTCCAGTACGTCGACGAGGTCTGGGGGCCCACCTTGTTCCCGCGCGACCCACTCCAGAGGGCCCACGCCCGCTTCTGGGCTGACTTTGTTGACCAAAAG GTGTTTAGCACACAGACGAGGTTCCTGAAGAGCAAAGGCGATGAAAAGGAGGCAGCAAAGGGAGAGCTCCTGGAGCAACTCAAGCGCCTGGAGGAGGTGCTAGGGGACAAGACcttcttcgccggcgacgagttcGGGTTCCTCGACGCCGTCCTCATCCCGTTCTCGAGCATGTTCCATGGGTACGAGCAGCATGGAGGATTTGATCTTGACGTGGAGTGCCCGAGCTTGATGAGTTGGGTGAGGAGATGCAAGGAAAGGAAGAGCGTCAAGGGAGTCCTGCCTGACGAGGATAAGATGTATGAGCTACACAAGAAGTGGTATGGCATTGAGTGA
- the LOC110433079 gene encoding uncharacterized protein LOC110433079 translates to MPRRGKSSKPSYGRTTGSPYIHKPLPSGVPVPMCFCGDPCKVEISEDKETYRQRYWMCSNFAWEPTPKQRRSNFITPPPLCDFEQWIDTEIKESDKRLLQGLKEWDAERAEILEKRRREEAQKREHKEEEERRRVAAAREEREKKLERVRRAKAAMDENPDAQRKGKWPRCTQ, encoded by the exons ATGCCACGTCGTGGAAAAAGTAGCAAACCAAG CTATGGCCGGACGACCGGGAGTCCGTACATCCACAAGCCGCTTCCTAGCGGTGTTCCAGTACCTATGTGCTTTTGTGGTGATCCTTGCAAGGTAGAAATTTCGGAAGACAAGGAAACCTATCGGCAGAGGTATTGGATGTGTTCCAATTTTGCCTGGGAGCCTACTCCAAAACAACGCCGCAGTAACTTTATT ACCCCTCCACCATTGTGTGATTTTGAGCAGTGGATCGACACTGAGATTAAGGAGTCCGACAAGCGGCTTCTACAAGGCCTAAAGGAGTGGGATGCAGAGCGTGCAGAGATATTAGAGAAGAGACGTAGAGAGGAGGCTCAAAAGAGGGAGcacaaggaagaggaggaaagaAGACGTGTTGCTGCGGCTCGGGAGGAGAGGGAAAAGAAGCTTGAGCGTGTGCGCCGAGCGAAGGCAGCGATGGATGAGAATCCAGATGCCCAGAGGAAGGGAAAGTGGCCTCGTTGCACTCAGTAG